TATTCGGTTGCATGTATACAATGTGCAGATATTCCTTGCGCAGGTAACTATTAGTGTCCCCTGAGAAGGTACCTAGATTCCTCTTTGTAACTGCAGTTCTGTGAATGATTGCAAACTTGTGCTTGAATTTATTGTCATCATCGTTTATTTTGATCAATGCAGGAATTCATTAATTTTACACTTCATTATATTGCAGACTTGGATATCCCAATAAAGAGGTtagtgaaaattgaaaaatcttTCTTTGTGCAAGTCAAGTCaagtttaaaataatattttcatttttgattaACTTTTCCAGGGGAACATTCATTGAGTTTCGGAGTGGGATGCTTAATGTATCACCAATAGGGAGAAATTGCAGTCAAGAAGAGCGGGTTGAGTTTGAAAAGTATGACAAGGTATATACACCTTACATGatcctccttttttttcattAGAAGAAATCTTGTCATCAGGTGATTGAATCCATACTTATGGACCATAATATATTCAGGTGCGCAGTATACGGTCAAAAATGGTTTCTGTGCTCAGAGAGAAGTTTGCTCACCTCAATCTGACATACTCCATTGGAGGACAGATAAGTTTCGATGTGAGTGAATGTTGATCTTGGTTCCTGCATCTGTGGTTCTTGAATAATTGATGGACATGGAAAGAAAATATGAACAATTTAATCAGAAAAGTTAATATGACAGGTATTCCCCAATGGATGGGACAAAACATTCTGCTTAAGATACCTTGATGATTTTCAGGAAATTCACTTCTTTGGGGACAAAACTTACGAGGTGAGACAAATATGACTATCTTTATTCTTGAGTTATGCACTTCTGGTTGAAGGTGTCATGATGTTTGCTTGTTCCCATTTCATTCTATTCATACTTTTCTGGTAACATTCtttcaacttaagaacttaagttatttatttgcttttgtttatttattttcgCAGGGAGGAAATGACTATGAAATTTATGAATCTGACCAAACAATGGGTCACACAGGTTAGCTCTCATATGAATCATCCtaattgatatattttttaatgttttctctTCCACATGAAGGGTAACATGGCCCTATGGACTTCCGAGTTTTCCTCTAATTGCTAGGCTTTTTCATATTCTGAAATGCTAGACCTAGAATTCTTACTTTCTGGAACACATATTTGTAGAACAATCTGTGCATGTATTTCTGTCTGGTAAAGGAGGTTTGAGTTGTCACAGGAATGATTTGAGTCAAGAATAACACGAACTTAGTCAAACGCGATTAATTTGCGCCACAGTTTATTTTGCCAGATTTATGGTTCTAAGCTGGCCAATGCCAACTTCCAACAATCACCATAATTTGAACAGACAGACAAACCTCCAACTATCAGTATGTCTTGAAACCCAATCATCTGCCCAGAAAACCTAAGAACATTGACTCTTACTTGAACCTACAAATTCTCTAGTTGGCATGTAcagaatctctctctcctc
The sequence above is a segment of the Telopea speciosissima isolate NSW1024214 ecotype Mountain lineage chromosome 7, Tspe_v1, whole genome shotgun sequence genome. Coding sequences within it:
- the LOC122666779 gene encoding phosphomannomutase-like; translation: MSGFIITMARRKTGLIALFDVDGTLTAPRKVATPKLLDFMRKLREVVTVGVVGGSDLVKISEQLGKTVIDDYDYVFSENGLVAHKDGKLIGSQSLKSFLGEEKLKEFINFTLHYIADLDIPIKRGTFIEFRSGMLNVSPIGRNCSQEERVEFEKYDKVRSIRSKMVSVLREKFAHLNLTYSIGGQISFDVFPNGWDKTFCLRYLDDFQEIHFFGDKTYEGGNDYEIYESDQTMGHTVTSPEDTVEQCTALFLAEQVGDL